The following coding sequences lie in one Acidimicrobiia bacterium genomic window:
- a CDS encoding SLBB domain-containing protein — translation MIRPESDWRVLPDQAVPSLSEYLELGGGVALERTRHATADQVIDQLTRAGLRGRGGAGFPTGAKWRSILTGGGQHHYAVCNGAEGEPGSFKDRALIRANPYQILEGLIIAARTVGAIEAFLAVKASFWPEIQRLSTALTEIEQAGWLDGLEVKVSAGPEEYLFGEEKALLEVIEGNDPLPRWLPPYLHGLFATTPQLGWQAHDSESGHYGEHASNPTLVNNAETLAQATWILSHDTDEFRSVGTEQSPGTVVCTVVGDVERPGVIEVPMGTPLHEVLARCGGPRPGRTIKAVVPGVANAILPAEAMSTPLTYEDMVAAGSGLGAAGFIVYDDTACMVEVTATLSRFLSVESCGQCLPCKLGTGHITAALERLCDGTGAAADLDIIKERLRIVADGNRCYLPVQEQNLVSSLLRLYPEDLATHLEGRCASLRARIPTPKIADLVDGVVTYDERQEHKQPDWSYR, via the coding sequence ATGATCCGGCCCGAATCCGATTGGCGGGTACTCCCAGACCAGGCCGTGCCATCGCTCTCGGAGTACCTTGAACTCGGCGGTGGCGTGGCCCTCGAACGAACCCGACACGCCACGGCCGATCAGGTCATCGACCAGCTGACCCGGGCCGGCCTGCGAGGCCGGGGCGGGGCCGGCTTCCCCACCGGAGCCAAGTGGCGTTCCATCCTCACCGGCGGCGGCCAACATCACTACGCGGTATGCAATGGCGCCGAGGGCGAGCCGGGTAGTTTCAAGGATCGGGCGCTGATCCGTGCCAACCCGTACCAGATACTCGAAGGGCTCATCATCGCCGCCCGGACGGTTGGCGCCATCGAAGCGTTCCTCGCCGTCAAGGCATCATTCTGGCCCGAGATCCAACGCCTCAGCACCGCGCTTACCGAAATCGAACAGGCCGGATGGCTCGATGGTCTCGAAGTCAAAGTCAGCGCCGGACCCGAGGAGTATCTCTTCGGAGAAGAAAAGGCGCTACTCGAAGTCATCGAGGGCAACGACCCGCTCCCCCGCTGGCTCCCTCCCTACCTGCACGGTCTGTTCGCCACCACCCCCCAACTCGGTTGGCAAGCCCACGATTCGGAGTCTGGACACTATGGGGAACATGCCTCGAACCCCACCCTCGTGAACAATGCCGAGACCCTCGCCCAGGCCACCTGGATCCTTTCCCACGACACCGACGAGTTCCGATCTGTCGGAACCGAACAGTCACCCGGGACGGTGGTGTGCACCGTAGTCGGGGACGTGGAACGGCCCGGAGTGATCGAAGTACCGATGGGTACCCCACTGCACGAAGTGCTCGCACGATGTGGCGGCCCACGACCGGGCCGGACGATCAAGGCGGTGGTCCCGGGGGTGGCCAACGCCATCCTTCCCGCCGAGGCAATGTCGACTCCGCTCACCTATGAGGACATGGTGGCGGCCGGTTCGGGCCTGGGAGCAGCCGGGTTCATCGTCTACGACGACACCGCCTGCATGGTCGAGGTGACAGCCACCCTGTCACGCTTCCTCTCGGTGGAATCATGCGGACAATGCCTCCCCTGCAAACTCGGTACCGGCCACATCACCGCAGCCCTCGAACGGCTCTGCGACGGAACCGGAGCCGCCGCCGACCTCGACATCATCAAGGAACGGCTCCGTATCGTCGCCGACGGGAATCGGTGCTACCTACCCGTCCAGGAACAAAACCTCGTGTCGAGTCTCCTACGCCTCTACCCCGAAGACCTGGCCACCCACCTCGAGGGCCGATGCGCCTCACTGCGAGCCAGGATCCCCACCCCCAAAATTGCCGACCTGGTCGACGGGGTAGTCACGTATGACGAACGACAAGAACATAAACAACCCGACTGGTCCTACCGATAG
- a CDS encoding helix-turn-helix domain-containing protein, with amino-acid sequence MSLQEQARALGDHTRHRIFRYVADAARPVDVPELTKHFGLNHNAIRQHLAKLVTAGLLTQTTRPSGGPGRPRLVFRVDPGADGRWGTAGPYQRLSLLLISVLTSDSTPEEVGRLAGRQLEVAVADPGRSQMDALGEAIARGGFDPSRRQRGDRVEFVLATCPFAEAAGADADTICGLHLGLARGLADQLDGVTVDNLIRRDPHRAGCLLQFHVDHPLAPQERT; translated from the coding sequence ATGAGTCTCCAGGAACAGGCCCGAGCTCTCGGAGATCACACCCGCCATCGGATCTTCCGCTATGTCGCCGACGCTGCTCGGCCGGTAGACGTGCCCGAACTAACCAAACACTTCGGCCTCAACCACAATGCCATCCGCCAGCATCTTGCCAAACTGGTGACTGCCGGACTCCTGACCCAAACCACCCGCCCATCAGGAGGACCCGGGCGTCCCCGCCTCGTGTTCCGAGTCGATCCGGGTGCCGACGGGCGATGGGGAACGGCCGGCCCGTATCAGCGACTGAGCCTTCTCCTCATCAGCGTGCTCACCAGCGATTCAACCCCCGAAGAGGTCGGCCGCCTGGCCGGGCGCCAACTCGAAGTTGCCGTCGCCGACCCGGGCCGATCCCAAATGGATGCGTTGGGAGAGGCCATTGCCCGGGGAGGTTTTGACCCCAGCCGGCGACAGCGTGGTGACCGAGTCGAGTTCGTGCTGGCCACCTGTCCGTTTGCCGAGGCGGCAGGCGCCGATGCCGATACGATCTGCGGACTCCATCTGGGTCTTGCTCGGGGCTTGGCCGACCAACTCGACGGGGTCACCGTCGACAACCTGATTCGCCGCGACCCGCACCGGGCCGGATGCCTCCTCCAATTCCACGTCGACCACCCCCTAGCGCCGCAGGAGAGGACATGA
- a CDS encoding DUF2249 domain-containing protein: MSESHQPTSDPHGPAVAILDVRSVHPRDRHQTIFDRLRAMGPGETIRLVNDHDPVPLRYQLDAEYPDFYRWVAVETGPERWSIDLTCRVRTVDARPTIAGGGEPFGAIMEAAAATGDDEILVVYAPFEPVPLEGALGEQGFGYVADQIDETNWRVRFSRQ; encoded by the coding sequence ATGAGCGAATCCCACCAACCAACTTCGGATCCTCACGGCCCGGCCGTGGCGATTCTCGACGTCCGCTCGGTCCATCCTCGAGACCGGCACCAGACCATCTTTGACCGGCTCCGAGCCATGGGCCCCGGCGAAACAATCCGACTGGTCAACGATCACGATCCGGTCCCACTTCGCTACCAACTCGATGCCGAATACCCCGACTTCTACCGATGGGTGGCGGTGGAGACGGGACCCGAACGCTGGTCGATCGATCTCACCTGTCGGGTTCGAACGGTCGATGCTCGCCCCACCATCGCCGGAGGTGGCGAACCATTTGGTGCCATCATGGAGGCTGCCGCCGCCACAGGAGACGATGAGATCCTCGTCGTCTACGCCCCGTTTGAACCGGTCCCCCTCGAGGGCGCCCTCGGCGAGCAGGGATTCGGCTACGTCGCCGATCAGATCGACGAAACCAACTGGCGGGTTAGGTTCTCCCGTCAATGA
- a CDS encoding non-heme iron oxygenase ferredoxin subunit has translation MRSGHLNSTDPGSGRPATGTETKSPASGRPQRAPRGRLVGPLADLESGRPRRYDVDDLRIALVRIGDDVHAIGDRCTHQDVSLSDGEVDLEEAEIECGKHGSTFSLITGQPQCLPATEPTPVYRVEVVDGDVFVELDRS, from the coding sequence ATGCGATCGGGTCACCTGAATTCGACCGACCCGGGATCCGGCCGACCAGCCACCGGGACCGAAACAAAATCACCCGCCTCCGGACGTCCCCAAAGGGCCCCCCGGGGCCGTCTAGTCGGCCCCCTCGCCGACCTGGAGTCCGGTAGGCCCCGCCGTTACGACGTCGACGACCTACGAATCGCCCTGGTACGGATTGGCGACGACGTACATGCCATCGGCGACCGATGCACCCATCAGGATGTGTCCCTTTCAGATGGGGAGGTCGACCTCGAAGAAGCCGAGATCGAATGTGGCAAACACGGCAGTACCTTTTCGCTGATTACCGGTCAACCGCAGTGTCTTCCGGCCACCGAACCCACCCCCGTATACCGGGTCGAAGTCGTCGATGGTGACGTGTTTGTGGAGCTTGACCGATCATGA